A genomic stretch from Spongiibacter nanhainus includes:
- a CDS encoding thiamine pyrophosphate-dependent dehydrogenase E1 component subunit alpha, with the protein MGASDTFTSKDLYEVYKKALRIYMVDDNIRGLIRSGAMHPVYYSPRGQEIVAAAMGVHLEAKDYLCTIYRGIHDQVAKGMPLDVLLAEYFMKATGACKGKGGAMHITHPASGVMVTTGVVGSSMPIANGLAWASQLNGEDRVSVATFGDGAANIGAFHEALNLAAIWKLPTIFLCQNNRYQECTAYEDSTPIERIADRATAYGPNMVGVSVNGNDAGEMWTAMRDAVARARAGEGPTLIEANTFRYMGHYFGDQAPYIPKEELEAEMAKDPIVLTRQQVLDSGVATEADLEALEGEIQAEFDAAVEFAKSSPDPELDEIYKDVYGAA; encoded by the coding sequence ATGGGCGCTTCAGATACTTTCACCTCGAAAGACCTGTACGAGGTCTATAAAAAAGCACTGCGGATTTACATGGTCGATGACAACATTCGGGGCTTGATCCGCTCCGGTGCCATGCACCCGGTGTACTACTCACCCCGCGGCCAAGAAATTGTAGCCGCTGCAATGGGGGTTCATCTCGAAGCCAAGGACTACTTGTGCACGATCTATCGGGGTATTCACGACCAAGTCGCCAAGGGCATGCCCCTGGATGTGTTGTTGGCCGAATATTTCATGAAGGCCACCGGCGCCTGTAAGGGCAAGGGTGGCGCAATGCATATCACTCACCCTGCCTCTGGGGTGATGGTGACCACCGGGGTGGTGGGCAGCAGCATGCCTATTGCCAACGGCCTGGCCTGGGCGTCCCAGCTTAATGGCGAAGACCGGGTATCGGTTGCCACCTTCGGTGACGGCGCCGCCAATATCGGTGCCTTCCACGAGGCCCTGAACCTGGCCGCCATCTGGAAGTTACCGACGATTTTCCTCTGCCAAAACAATCGCTACCAAGAGTGTACGGCCTACGAAGATTCCACACCGATTGAGCGTATCGCCGATCGCGCCACCGCCTATGGCCCCAACATGGTTGGAGTCAGCGTAAACGGCAACGACGCCGGTGAAATGTGGACCGCCATGCGCGACGCGGTGGCCCGGGCCCGTGCCGGCGAGGGTCCTACCTTGATCGAGGCGAATACCTTCCGTTATATGGGGCACTACTTTGGCGATCAGGCGCCCTACATTCCCAAAGAAGAACTTGAAGCCGAGATGGCCAAGGACCCCATCGTCCTGACCCGTCAACAGGTGCTGGACTCCGGTGTCGCGACCGAGGCCGATCTGGAAGCGTTGGAAGGTGAAATCCAAGCCGAGTTTGATGCGGCTGTGGAATTTGCCAAATCCAGCCCCGACCCAGAATTGGACGAAATTTATAAAGATGTTTACGGAGCGGCGTAA
- a CDS encoding alpha-ketoacid dehydrogenase subunit beta, translated as MTDKITFTQAYNRALDEAMTADPNVILLGEDIGEKEGGGVFKVTAGLGNKHGNERVRTTPISEQAIIGAAIGASLAGKKPVAEIMLMNFITVAMDQIVNHAAKLRFMSGGQTNVPITIRTRTGAGMSAAGQHSDMLEAWFCHTAGMKVVIPSTPAEAVGLLRACIDDPDPCLFIEDALTRADKGPAPEVENYSIPLGKANVEREGTDVSFISYGRPLKDMRAMVDKLAEDGISVEIIDLRTVSPLDTDTIVKSVNKTGRAVIAHEAVRSFGVGAEVAARIQEHCFGKLKAPIKRVASKDAAVPFARVLEHKAFLYQASDIEQAIRDTLEGK; from the coding sequence ATGACTGATAAGATTACTTTTACCCAGGCCTACAACCGCGCCCTAGACGAGGCGATGACCGCTGACCCCAATGTGATTTTGCTGGGTGAAGACATCGGCGAAAAAGAAGGCGGCGGCGTTTTTAAAGTAACCGCTGGACTGGGCAACAAACACGGCAATGAGCGGGTGCGGACCACCCCGATTTCCGAGCAGGCCATCATCGGTGCCGCGATTGGCGCCTCCTTGGCCGGTAAAAAGCCGGTTGCGGAAATCATGCTGATGAACTTCATCACCGTAGCCATGGACCAGATCGTTAACCACGCCGCCAAACTGCGTTTTATGTCCGGCGGCCAGACCAATGTGCCCATTACCATCCGCACCCGCACCGGTGCCGGTATGAGCGCCGCCGGTCAACACTCGGACATGCTGGAAGCCTGGTTCTGTCATACCGCGGGTATGAAGGTGGTGATTCCCTCTACCCCCGCGGAGGCCGTTGGCCTGCTGCGCGCCTGTATCGACGATCCCGACCCCTGCCTCTTTATCGAAGACGCGCTGACCCGCGCCGACAAGGGACCTGCGCCCGAGGTAGAGAACTACAGTATTCCGCTGGGTAAGGCCAATGTGGAGCGCGAGGGCACCGACGTTAGCTTTATCAGCTACGGTCGCCCCCTCAAAGATATGCGTGCCATGGTGGATAAGCTGGCAGAGGACGGCATCTCGGTGGAGATTATCGATCTGCGCACGGTGTCGCCGCTGGATACCGACACTATTGTGAAGTCGGTGAATAAAACTGGTCGCGCAGTGATTGCCCACGAGGCGGTGCGCAGCTTTGGTGTGGGCGCTGAAGTCGCCGCACGGATTCAAGAACACTGCTTTGGCAAATTGAAGGCCCCCATCAAGCGGGTTGCCTCCAAGGACGCTGCGGTGCCCTTTGCTCGGGTATTGGAGCACAAGGCCTTTTTGTATCAGGCCAGTGATATAGAGCAAGCTATCCGCGACACCCTTGAAGGTAAATAG
- a CDS encoding biotin/lipoyl-containing protein, which yields MSTDVCIPSIGFSTQEATLTEWLAEDGAAIEKGQPLYTLELDKSVQEIEAPASGTLKVIAETGEAYEVGAKIAEIV from the coding sequence ATGAGTACAGACGTTTGCATTCCATCTATCGGCTTCTCTACCCAGGAAGCTACTCTGACTGAGTGGCTGGCTGAAGATGGCGCAGCTATCGAGAAGGGACAGCCCTTGTACACCTTGGAGCTGGATAAATCCGTTCAGGAAATTGAGGCACCCGCCAGTGGGACCTTGAAGGTCATCGCCGAAACCGGTGAAGCCTATGAAGTGGGAGCCAAAATCGCGGAGATTGTGTGA
- a CDS encoding aromatic ring-hydroxylating oxygenase subunit alpha, whose amino-acid sequence MSVIASQKSAEEWPESWKLLSHGIRTGRYTDAEFLKLEFERLWSKVWQAAARLDEIPEAGDYTTYNIGTQSVIILRTEEGDIKAFHNVCPHRGTALSDGGCGHFEKGRIICPFHGWRWDLQGNNKFVLERQEFKSGQLEDKDVALREVQHVVFAGFIFINFDKNPVPFDDFIAPVKQLLEDLAIADMRNYWWKAIPVPSNWKVAQEAFFEGYHVPATHPQLEVKAAEVVYGDDPSQEVDYTHHNIVTDAFDYGHGRFYAGKNTAMQGKTNYPDDVDPVDAMADRLNLLAEGMDAQVLKADVELARSLKGKPIPEGSSLGAEFVKALYTDAAMKKRPMPKPDPEVLAMWGGEFFIFPNLMILPNAGNAMIYRVLPDPRDPDKCTFEILSTKTYPEGEPVPRAIREDVTDYQDPDQVREIPRQDLGNIPRMQKGLHSLGCKQIWLAENYEKMIINMHREMDKYLGAPE is encoded by the coding sequence ATGAGTGTTATCGCTTCGCAAAAGTCTGCCGAAGAATGGCCGGAGAGCTGGAAACTGCTCTCCCACGGCATCCGTACCGGGCGCTATACCGATGCGGAGTTCCTGAAGCTGGAATTTGAGCGGCTGTGGAGTAAGGTCTGGCAAGCGGCAGCGCGACTGGACGAAATTCCCGAAGCAGGAGATTACACCACCTACAATATCGGCACACAGTCGGTGATTATCCTCCGTACCGAAGAAGGGGATATCAAAGCCTTCCATAATGTGTGTCCTCACCGCGGCACGGCGCTATCAGATGGTGGATGCGGCCATTTCGAGAAAGGGCGAATCATCTGTCCGTTTCACGGCTGGCGCTGGGACTTGCAGGGCAATAACAAATTTGTACTGGAACGCCAGGAGTTTAAGAGCGGTCAGCTGGAAGACAAAGACGTGGCGCTGCGCGAGGTACAGCACGTTGTATTTGCCGGCTTTATTTTTATCAACTTTGATAAAAACCCCGTTCCGTTTGATGACTTCATTGCACCGGTAAAGCAGCTGTTGGAAGACCTGGCTATCGCCGATATGCGCAATTACTGGTGGAAGGCCATCCCTGTGCCCTCCAACTGGAAAGTTGCCCAGGAAGCGTTTTTTGAGGGCTATCACGTTCCCGCCACTCACCCCCAGCTGGAAGTCAAAGCCGCCGAAGTGGTGTATGGCGATGATCCAAGCCAAGAGGTTGACTATACCCACCATAATATCGTCACCGACGCCTTTGACTACGGTCACGGTCGCTTTTACGCCGGTAAAAACACCGCGATGCAGGGTAAAACCAACTACCCCGATGATGTCGACCCGGTCGATGCCATGGCTGACCGTTTGAATCTGCTGGCGGAGGGCATGGATGCGCAGGTGCTCAAGGCTGACGTTGAGCTGGCGCGTTCTTTAAAAGGTAAACCTATCCCCGAGGGCTCCAGCCTGGGTGCCGAGTTTGTCAAAGCCCTGTATACCGATGCGGCAATGAAAAAACGGCCCATGCCCAAGCCTGATCCCGAGGTCTTGGCCATGTGGGGCGGGGAGTTTTTTATCTTCCCCAATTTGATGATTCTGCCCAACGCCGGTAATGCGATGATCTATCGGGTGCTGCCGGACCCCCGCGACCCGGATAAATGCACCTTCGAAATCCTCTCTACCAAGACCTATCCTGAGGGTGAGCCTGTGCCTCGGGCGATTCGGGAGGACGTCACCGACTATCAAGACCCGGATCAGGTCAGAGAAATTCCCCGCCAGGATTTAGGCAATATCCCCCGCATGCAAAAGGGATTGCATTCCCTGGGTTGTAAGCAAATATGGCTTGCGGAAAACTATGAAAAAATGATCATCAATATGCATCGGGAAATGGACAAGTACCTGGGCGCTCCCGAGTAG
- a CDS encoding NAD-dependent succinate-semialdehyde dehydrogenase, whose amino-acid sequence MLSLNNPELFRQQAYVNGQWVDAESPTRTTVTNPATGEKLGEIPCLGEAETRQAIADADVAWKDWKALTAKERCAYLRRWFNLIQDNAEDIAQIMTAEQGKPLAEARGEVQYAASFIEWFSEEGKRAYGDVIPTPAADKRLVVVKEPVGVCAAITPWNFPAAMITRKAAPALAAGCTMLVRPADATPFTALALAALAEQAGIPAGVFNVLTGKSRVIGAELTTNPTVRKLSFTGSTEVGRKLAEQCAPTLKKLSLELGGNAPFIVFDDADIDAAVEGAMMSKFRNTGQTCVCTNRLYVHDSVYDEFAKKLAEAVNGMKVGNGTEEGVNQGPLIDDGAVIKVEEHIADAVQHGASVIAGGERHELGGNFFKPTVLANVNQKMLITREETFGPVAPIVRFSSDEEVVALANDTEFGLASYFYSRDIGRVWRIAEALEYGMVGINTGIISNEVAPFGGVKQSGYGREGSKYGMDEYQVIKYLCMGGV is encoded by the coding sequence ATGTTGTCACTCAATAACCCCGAACTGTTTCGTCAACAAGCCTATGTGAACGGCCAGTGGGTAGATGCCGAATCGCCTACCCGCACCACCGTTACCAATCCCGCAACCGGCGAAAAACTGGGCGAGATTCCCTGTTTGGGCGAGGCGGAAACCCGCCAGGCCATTGCCGATGCCGACGTCGCCTGGAAGGACTGGAAAGCCCTTACCGCCAAAGAGCGCTGCGCCTATCTGCGCCGCTGGTTTAATCTGATTCAGGACAATGCCGAAGACATCGCTCAGATCATGACCGCCGAGCAGGGCAAGCCCCTGGCGGAGGCTCGGGGTGAAGTCCAGTACGCGGCGTCATTCATCGAGTGGTTTTCGGAAGAGGGCAAGCGCGCCTACGGTGATGTGATTCCCACACCCGCCGCCGACAAACGCTTGGTGGTGGTCAAGGAGCCGGTGGGAGTCTGCGCGGCGATCACCCCGTGGAATTTCCCTGCGGCGATGATTACCCGCAAGGCGGCGCCGGCACTGGCAGCCGGTTGTACCATGCTGGTCCGCCCTGCCGACGCGACACCCTTTACCGCCCTGGCTCTCGCAGCATTGGCCGAACAGGCCGGCATACCCGCCGGTGTGTTTAACGTGCTGACCGGGAAATCCCGGGTGATTGGCGCCGAGTTAACCACCAACCCAACGGTTCGCAAATTGTCCTTCACCGGCTCCACCGAAGTAGGTCGCAAACTCGCTGAGCAGTGCGCGCCGACTCTGAAAAAGCTGTCGCTGGAACTGGGCGGCAACGCGCCCTTTATCGTATTTGACGACGCCGATATCGACGCCGCCGTTGAAGGCGCGATGATGTCGAAATTCCGCAACACCGGGCAAACCTGTGTGTGCACCAACCGCCTCTACGTCCACGACTCAGTCTACGACGAGTTCGCCAAAAAACTGGCTGAGGCGGTTAACGGCATGAAGGTGGGCAACGGCACCGAAGAGGGTGTCAACCAAGGGCCTTTGATTGATGACGGCGCGGTTATCAAAGTAGAAGAACATATAGCCGACGCTGTGCAACATGGTGCCTCCGTTATAGCTGGCGGTGAACGCCACGAGCTGGGCGGTAACTTCTTTAAGCCTACCGTACTGGCCAACGTCAATCAGAAAATGTTGATTACCCGGGAAGAGACCTTTGGCCCGGTGGCGCCGATCGTCCGCTTTAGTTCAGACGAAGAAGTGGTAGCTCTGGCCAACGATACCGAGTTTGGCTTGGCATCCTACTTTTACAGTCGGGATATCGGCCGGGTATGGCGAATTGCCGAAGCGCTGGAATACGGCATGGTGGGAATTAACACCGGGATTATCTCCAATGAAGTGGCGCCCTTTGGTGGGGTGAAGCAATCCGGCTACGGGCGCGAGGGCTCCAAGTACGGAATGGATGAGTATCAGGTGATTAAGTACCTGTGCATGGGGGGGGTGTAA
- a CDS encoding sulfotransferase family protein, producing MQTAKAFMDQAQRQSGLSDFGPDSFREGLEVLTDSLSQEARLNELGEQFLSHRIVTHLTQRLQVEEWYRRHPEIDDEPIDKPLFGLSLPRTGSTALSFLLAEDPEIRYLRRWEAAQPCPPPGTVEGDDPRAVEERQKQQRAGLQSHTPSGGKEAAECQDLMALDFKSHIFQAFAYVPRYSAWLLDADLESTYRYQRRVLKLLQWQMPTRPWRLKCPTHLLFLDDLNKAFPDARFVMTHRDPAEVIPSVVDVYADILCRFTEHSDNDYLIELNLQHWSKGMERTLAFRDKGHEHRFYDIAFSDMQADPIVQVCGLYGWMGEAVSEAFREGMARWWQDNESQRQSRPKGLSPGQRYGIDVEAMRPYFAGYCQRFSG from the coding sequence ATGCAAACAGCCAAAGCCTTTATGGACCAGGCGCAGCGTCAATCGGGGCTGTCTGACTTTGGTCCCGATAGCTTCCGAGAGGGACTGGAAGTGCTCACTGACTCTCTGTCCCAGGAGGCTCGCCTCAACGAGTTGGGTGAGCAATTTCTCAGCCACCGGATTGTTACCCATCTCACCCAGCGCTTGCAGGTGGAGGAGTGGTATCGCCGCCACCCGGAAATCGATGACGAGCCTATCGACAAGCCCTTGTTTGGTTTGTCCCTGCCCAGAACCGGATCGACGGCGCTGTCCTTTCTGCTGGCCGAAGACCCCGAAATTCGCTACCTGCGGCGCTGGGAGGCGGCGCAGCCCTGCCCGCCGCCGGGAACGGTGGAGGGCGATGACCCGCGGGCGGTGGAGGAGCGGCAAAAACAGCAGCGCGCGGGTCTGCAATCCCACACGCCTTCCGGGGGCAAAGAGGCGGCGGAGTGCCAAGACCTTATGGCACTGGATTTTAAATCCCATATCTTTCAGGCCTTTGCCTATGTGCCTCGCTATTCGGCGTGGTTGTTGGACGCGGATCTGGAATCGACTTATCGCTATCAGCGCCGGGTGTTGAAGCTTTTGCAATGGCAGATGCCGACCCGGCCCTGGCGGCTTAAATGCCCCACCCATTTGCTTTTTCTCGACGATCTTAACAAGGCCTTTCCCGATGCGCGCTTTGTAATGACCCATCGAGATCCGGCCGAGGTCATTCCGTCGGTGGTGGATGTTTACGCCGATATTTTGTGCCGTTTTACCGAGCACAGCGATAACGATTACTTGATCGAGCTGAACCTTCAGCACTGGTCAAAGGGTATGGAGCGCACACTGGCGTTTCGTGACAAGGGGCACGAGCACCGGTTTTACGATATTGCCTTTAGCGATATGCAGGCCGATCCCATTGTGCAAGTCTGCGGCTTGTATGGGTGGATGGGGGAGGCGGTCAGTGAGGCTTTCCGGGAAGGTATGGCCCGCTGGTGGCAGGACAATGAAAGTCAGCGCCAATCCCGTCCCAAGGGGCTGTCGCCAGGGCAACGTTACGGAATCGATGTCGAGGCGATGCGGCCCTATTTCGCTGGGTACTGCCAGCGTTTCTCGGGGTAG
- a CDS encoding SDR family NAD(P)-dependent oxidoreductase gives MAGEQEPHFDLGLRGKVAIVTGSGGGIGRAIALRLAEAGANIVVVDRIAERCDEVRDRLAELEVEAACYSGDVVDAAFTNDLVDKVYSQFGRIDILVNNAGGVSRRRFLDQHAGNWRKLMDLNLGSVFSLTSAVVPYMIRGGAGGAIVNVSSIEASRAAPNYAVYGACKAGVENFTRSAALEFAEHGIRVNAIAPDYTVTPGTRGNISGPVDPESWFQPDEAHFEAVARRIPLGRPGIDSECGDAAAFLCSDMSRYVTGMVMPVDGGTWASSGWLRNSKGEWTLDGRG, from the coding sequence ATGGCTGGAGAACAGGAACCACATTTTGATCTGGGATTGCGGGGCAAAGTGGCCATTGTCACCGGTTCTGGCGGCGGTATCGGTCGAGCCATAGCACTGCGGTTGGCAGAAGCGGGGGCGAACATTGTAGTGGTCGATCGAATCGCCGAGCGCTGCGATGAAGTGCGGGATCGACTCGCCGAGTTGGAGGTAGAGGCAGCCTGTTATTCGGGAGATGTCGTTGACGCGGCGTTTACTAATGATCTGGTGGACAAGGTCTACAGCCAGTTTGGTCGCATCGATATATTGGTGAATAACGCCGGGGGCGTCAGTCGCCGCCGCTTTCTCGATCAGCACGCCGGAAATTGGCGAAAGCTGATGGACCTCAATCTGGGCAGTGTGTTCTCCCTGACCTCGGCGGTAGTTCCCTACATGATTCGCGGCGGTGCAGGGGGTGCCATTGTCAATGTCAGCAGTATCGAAGCCTCCAGGGCCGCGCCCAACTACGCGGTATACGGCGCCTGCAAAGCGGGAGTGGAGAACTTTACCCGCTCAGCGGCGCTGGAGTTTGCCGAGCACGGTATTCGGGTTAACGCCATTGCGCCGGACTACACCGTGACACCCGGTACCCGGGGCAATATTAGCGGCCCAGTTGATCCGGAAAGTTGGTTCCAGCCCGATGAGGCCCATTTTGAGGCGGTGGCGCGGCGTATTCCCCTGGGGCGACCGGGTATCGATAGTGAGTGCGGCGATGCGGCGGCCTTCCTTTGTTCCGATATGAGTCGTTACGTGACCGGCATGGTGATGCCGGTGGACGGCGGAACCTGGGCATCCAGCGGCTGGCTGCGCAATAGCAAAGGCGAATGGACTCTGGATGGCAGAGGCTGA
- a CDS encoding LLM class F420-dependent oxidoreductase, translated as MQINATLPFDRSDAAEEFFHMDAVREVGRTLEESGFAGGNVTDHPCPTARWLDAGGHDAQDPFVMLSLVAAVTTTLRLQTGILVLPYRNPFVVARAAATLDVFSGGRLTLGIGAGYMKGEYKALGIDFERRNELMDESLRAMKAAWTGENFSFEGEGFNARENRLRPMPVQRPHPPILAGGNSRRAIRRAVELADGWYPFFTPAALSSTARTASISDEQELAEAISYMRDYSAKVGREQAPEIFVASVTRPGQPWEPQAIVDKLGRLKELGATGAATHIDGRDRAEWCDNARRMGTDVIAKLD; from the coding sequence ATGCAAATTAACGCGACTTTGCCCTTTGACCGCAGCGATGCGGCAGAGGAATTTTTCCACATGGACGCCGTGCGTGAGGTAGGGCGGACCTTGGAGGAGTCGGGCTTTGCCGGTGGCAATGTCACCGACCATCCCTGTCCCACTGCACGCTGGTTGGACGCTGGGGGGCACGATGCCCAAGACCCCTTTGTTATGTTGAGCTTGGTGGCCGCAGTAACAACCACGTTACGACTACAAACCGGGATTTTAGTATTGCCTTATCGGAACCCCTTTGTGGTGGCCCGGGCTGCCGCCACCCTGGACGTGTTTTCTGGTGGGCGCCTGACGCTAGGTATCGGCGCTGGCTATATGAAGGGGGAGTACAAGGCCCTGGGGATTGATTTTGAGCGTCGCAACGAGCTGATGGATGAATCTCTCCGGGCCATGAAGGCGGCGTGGACAGGAGAGAACTTTTCATTTGAAGGGGAGGGCTTCAATGCCCGGGAAAACCGCTTGCGACCGATGCCGGTGCAGCGACCCCATCCGCCGATTTTAGCGGGGGGAAATTCCCGCCGTGCGATCCGCCGGGCGGTGGAACTGGCCGATGGCTGGTATCCGTTCTTTACCCCGGCGGCGCTGTCCAGTACCGCCCGCACCGCTTCCATTAGCGACGAGCAGGAACTGGCCGAGGCAATTAGCTATATGCGCGACTACAGCGCCAAGGTGGGCCGAGAGCAAGCGCCAGAGATCTTTGTCGCCAGTGTGACCCGTCCCGGTCAGCCCTGGGAGCCCCAAGCCATTGTCGACAAACTGGGACGATTAAAGGAACTGGGAGCCACCGGTGCCGCCACCCATATCGATGGCCGCGACCGCGCCGAGTGGTGTGACAATGCCCGGCGCATGGGCACTGATGTAATCGCCAAGTTGGATTGA
- a CDS encoding molybdopterin-containing oxidoreductase family protein — MPEKVKSFCRNCSALCAMDLEVEDNRIIAVSGDGSASPYGAYMCVKGRNSAEFHSAEERLVNTLKRNQSGELAPYDVDLALEEIGAKLKDLLECYGPRSIALYHGTGAYRSVLGAQLEKSFLSAIGSPNLFSTMTIDQSAKWVTMGRMGVMASGKPALDDIDLAVVVGNNPVVSHQTYPFAAGESGAPGKAFMAAKARGMKLVVVDPRRTETARLADLHIQPRPGQDAALFAGVAHILLRDNSYNHDFCDQFVNQLDALKVATKPFTPDTVAKRCDIPLAELEMLAKWIGDAERPFVGSGTGPSMSAHSNLNDHMIEVVNALVGGYRREGDELRNPGTLNPRKVVEMAVAPSRTWERGPKCRSEDIGQLFGEFPTALLPREITEPGSDKIRALIVFGGDPLMALGDPEVALPAFESLDLLVCLDARVNETGKVADYIVATSQPFERHELSIPGDGLYPRAFAQYTRPVIAMPPGVIHDWAFFWQVAAHMGLSLTLKYWSYGKDFDAIKEGLPLDMDAEPDPEAMFRYLAKDSVVPFDELLANPQGVQPEVPKQYVRPAPEGLGGRLALCPDDVAAELAELTTENSHSGPYFLCCRRILEAMNSAYRDSPRTRRRYPVNWAYMHPDEMASLGLEPEDEICIQSEHGQITGIVKADPGLRRDVVSMTHMFGELLASGAPGEHGGSNVGRLTSLRKYLEPINFMPRYSGVPVSVSEAASVD, encoded by the coding sequence ATGCCTGAGAAAGTGAAGTCTTTTTGCCGCAATTGCAGCGCGCTGTGCGCCATGGACTTGGAGGTCGAGGACAATCGGATTATTGCCGTGTCCGGAGATGGCAGTGCGTCCCCCTACGGCGCTTACATGTGCGTAAAGGGGCGCAATAGCGCGGAATTTCACAGCGCCGAAGAGCGTTTGGTGAATACATTAAAGCGCAATCAAAGTGGTGAACTAGCGCCTTATGATGTTGATCTCGCACTGGAGGAAATCGGCGCCAAACTTAAAGATTTGCTGGAATGCTACGGTCCCCGCTCTATTGCCCTTTACCACGGTACCGGCGCCTATCGCAGTGTGCTGGGTGCCCAGTTAGAAAAGTCTTTTTTGTCGGCAATTGGCTCGCCCAATTTGTTTTCCACCATGACCATCGATCAGTCGGCAAAATGGGTCACCATGGGCCGGATGGGGGTGATGGCCAGCGGTAAACCGGCACTGGATGATATCGACTTGGCGGTGGTGGTGGGTAACAACCCGGTGGTCAGCCATCAGACCTACCCCTTTGCCGCCGGGGAGAGCGGTGCGCCCGGTAAGGCTTTTATGGCCGCCAAAGCCCGAGGGATGAAACTGGTGGTGGTTGACCCCCGGCGCACCGAAACAGCCCGGCTGGCGGATCTGCATATTCAACCTCGGCCCGGCCAGGATGCGGCGCTGTTTGCCGGTGTCGCCCATATTCTGTTGCGGGATAATAGCTACAATCACGATTTTTGCGATCAGTTTGTCAACCAACTGGACGCACTTAAAGTCGCCACAAAGCCCTTTACCCCTGACACGGTTGCCAAGCGCTGCGACATCCCCCTTGCCGAACTGGAGATGCTGGCAAAGTGGATCGGCGATGCCGAGCGGCCCTTTGTCGGCAGCGGCACGGGACCGTCGATGTCCGCCCACTCCAATCTTAATGATCATATGATCGAAGTGGTTAACGCGCTGGTGGGGGGCTACCGCAGAGAGGGCGATGAGCTGCGCAACCCCGGTACGCTAAACCCCAGAAAAGTGGTCGAGATGGCGGTGGCGCCGTCGCGCACCTGGGAGAGGGGACCAAAGTGTCGCAGCGAAGATATTGGCCAACTGTTCGGCGAGTTTCCAACGGCCTTGCTGCCCCGAGAGATTACCGAGCCCGGTAGCGATAAAATCCGCGCCTTGATCGTCTTTGGGGGCGATCCCCTAATGGCGTTGGGTGACCCGGAGGTCGCCTTACCGGCTTTTGAATCACTGGATTTGCTGGTTTGCCTGGATGCCAGAGTGAATGAAACCGGTAAGGTTGCCGACTACATTGTGGCTACCTCCCAGCCCTTTGAGCGCCACGAGCTCAGTATACCCGGTGACGGTCTGTATCCACGGGCGTTTGCCCAGTACACGCGCCCGGTGATTGCTATGCCGCCGGGTGTCATCCACGACTGGGCATTTTTCTGGCAGGTCGCCGCACATATGGGTTTGTCCTTGACTCTCAAATACTGGTCTTACGGTAAGGATTTTGATGCCATCAAAGAGGGCTTGCCCCTTGATATGGACGCGGAGCCCGATCCGGAAGCGATGTTCCGCTACCTGGCAAAAGACAGCGTGGTGCCCTTCGACGAGCTTTTGGCCAACCCGCAAGGGGTGCAGCCAGAAGTGCCTAAGCAGTATGTCCGACCCGCGCCGGAGGGCCTGGGAGGGCGCTTGGCGCTTTGTCCCGACGACGTCGCCGCAGAGCTTGCCGAATTGACGACCGAGAATAGCCACAGCGGCCCTTACTTCCTTTGTTGTCGGCGCATTCTGGAGGCCATGAACAGCGCCTATCGGGACTCTCCCCGGACCCGGCGGCGATACCCGGTAAATTGGGCCTATATGCATCCCGATGAGATGGCCTCTTTGGGACTGGAGCCTGAGGATGAAATCTGTATTCAATCCGAACATGGTCAAATTACCGGCATCGTCAAGGCCGACCCCGGGCTGCGGCGTGATGTGGTTTCCATGACCCATATGTTTGGCGAGCTACTGGCGTCCGGCGCTCCTGGGGAGCATGGTGGCAGCAATGTGGGTCGCCTCACATCTCTGCGCAAGTATTTGGAGCCTATCAATTTTATGCCTCGCTATTCGGGTGTCCCTGTTTCTGTCAGCGAGGCAGCTAGCGTCGATTAG